The Lysobacter enzymogenes DNA segment CCGAAGTGCTGCGCCGTCTGCGTGGCGTCGACGGCTTCGATTCGCTCGGCGTGGATTTCCACAAGGACGGCCTGTGCCCGTACGCGAGCAGTTTCTTCGTCGCCCGCGACCGCCGCTTCATGGACGAACTCGGCGACGGCAGTTATCGCTACGGCGAACAGGATTTCCAGTACGGCCAGTTCCGCGCTTACCGCTACACCTTCGAGAACTCGCGGCCGGGACAAGGCATCCTGGCGGCGTGGATGAACCTGCGCCGGCTCGGCCGCGCCGGTTACGGCGACTACCTCGCCGGCCTGCACCAGGCGCGCGACGCGCTCGCCGACGCGCTGCAGCGCCACGGCCTGTTCCGCGTGCTCAACCGCGCCAGCCTCGGCTGGGAGCTGGTGTTCGAGGCGCCGTTCGCGCCGGACCTGCTGGCGCTGGCGCCGTCGCGGCAGGACCTCGCCCTGGGCTTCATGCAGGAGTGTTGGGACCGGGTCAACGCCGGCTACGACCTGCCGTTGTTCAGCATCGTGCCGGGCTATCGCATCGACAACGATCCCGATGCGGTCACCACCGGCTTCCTGCTGTATCCGATGCAGCAACGCAGCGACGCGCAATGGGATCGCGCGGTGGCGCTGATCGCGGCGCAGTTCCACGACTTCCAGGCCCGGCTGCGCGCGCAGCCGCGCGCGCTGAGCGCGAGCGCGTTCGAAAAACCCATTCGCTGATCGTCACTCCCCGAATCCGGAATCGCCGCCATGAACCCGATGACCGACCCCGCGCCGGCGCAGTCCGCGCCGCGCGATGCTTTCGCCTTGCTCAAGACCCTGGCCGAGCGCCACCGCGCGCGCCAGGACGCGCCCGGTTTCGCCGGCGCGCCGCTGTTGGACCTGTCGATCGGCAATCCCGATCTCGCCCCCGAGCGGCGCTGGCGCGAACGCCTGCAGCACTACGTCGGCCGCGACGACCTGCACGGCTACGGCGAATTCCGCGCCGACCTCAACCAGCGCCTGCGCGAGCGCTTCGCCGCCTACTACCAGCGCCGCTTCCTGCCGGCCGGCGCGCCGGCGCTGCTGGATCCGCAGCGCCACGTCATCGACTTGCTCGGCTCCAAGGAGGGCATCTTCCACAGCCTGTTCGCCTGCTTGAAGCCCGGCGAGGCGGTGTTGATGCCCGATCCGTCCTACACCGTCTACCAGAGCACCGCGCGTCTGCTCGGCGCGCGGGTGGAACTGTTCGCCTGCGACGAGCGCGGCCAGCCGCGGCTGGAGTCGATCCGCGCCGAGCAACTGCACGGCGCGCGGGTGCTGGTGATCTGCTCGCCGAGCAATCCGACCGGCATCGCGCTGTCGCCGGCCAAGCTCGACGAGGTGCTGGACTTCGCCCGGCGCCACGACCTGTACGTGCTGATCGACCGCGCCTACGCCGAGATCGCGTTCGAGCCGCCGCGCGGCGGCGTGCTCGGCGGCGCCGCGTTGCCGGCGCCGGGCGCACTGGAGCGGGTGCTGGAACTGCACAGCCTGAGCAAATCCTGCGGCCTGGCCGGCTGGCGCATCGGCTTCGCTGCCGGCGCGCCGGCGTTGGTGGCGAAGATCCGCGCGGCCAAGTTCAACGCCGACTTCGGCACCTTCCTGCCGCTGCAATGCGTGGCCGCGGAGATGCTCGACGAGCTGGAAACCATCGCCGCGCGCAACAGCGCCGTCTACGCCGCGCGCATGCGCCGCTTCGTCGACGGCGCCGCCGCGCTGGGTTGGCGGATCGCGCCCTCGCACGGGACCTTCTTCCTGTGGGCGCCGCTGCCGCCGGGTTTCGACGGCGACGATCTGGACTTCGTCGAAGCCCTGCTCGACGCCACCGGCGTGCTGGTCGCTCCCGGCAGCGGCTTCGGCCCGGGCGGCGCGGGCCGGGTGCGGATCGCGCTGGTGCAGGCCGAGGCCGTGCTCGACGAAGCGCTGCGGCGGCTGCGCGCGTGGCCGGCGTTGCGCCGCGACGCGGCGGCCTGAGCGCGCGCGCGGCCGATCCGGCCGCACGACGCGAGCCACCGCATCGCACGTGAGGCGAACTCCATCGCGGCCGCATCTGTTCTGGATGCGGCCGCTGGCGGCGCGCGGGCGCGAAAGCGCGACGCATCGCTCATGTCTGGCGGCCCTTGCATCGGAATCGCATCGATGCATTCGTACGGATTCGTACGAAAGTGCTTAAGGTTTCACGGCTTGTGCATGACGCAGTCGCGCAAGCGTCGCATCGGAAAAGCGCGGCTTTTTCGGTCGTCGAAGAATCTTGTGCGCGCGATCGCATGCAGCGCCGCACCACGAAGCGATCGCATCGCGTCGTCGATGGCGCGCGCATCGCGACGAGGTGCAATAAGAAGAATGCGGGCAGTCACAAACCCGCAACGGCAACGAAGATCGCGAAAGAATTGATGTAGGGTCCGGCGGGTTCGTCGCGTTATCGATACATGTCGGGGCGACTCGACGCATGTCGAAGCCAGTCAGTGCGAGGCGCCATGTCCGATCCATCCGTTCGCGAACATGCGGCGAGGATACTCGCCGAAGTCATGAAGCATCGGCGCAGTCCGGCGCGGTGCGCCTGCAAGGGCGCGCTGTGTTCCGACGCCTGCGTGCGGCCGCATCTGGATCGCGTCGCCAGGGCGGTGGAGCGTGCGCAGCCGATCGTTTTCATCCTGCCGTCGTTCCCGGGCAAGTCGCCGAACCCGGCCAAGGTGCTCGGCCCGATGCCGGACATGGCCGAGCGCGCATCGCTGACCTTCCTCAATACGCTGTGCCGGAAGATCGGCGAGCGCCATGCGCCCGGTGCGCGGCTGATCCTGTGTTCGGACGGTCGCGTCTTCAGCGACGCGGTCGGACTGCACGAACCGGACGTCACCGCGTACCAGCGCGGAATCGAGTCGATCATCGAAGAACTGCGGCTGGAGGCGCTGAGCACCTTCAACCTGGACGACTTGTTCCCCGGCTGCGACTTCGCCGAGATGCGCTCGCGCCTGATGGCGCGCCACGGCCGGCCGCTCGACGACTTGCGCGCGGCGGTGCGCGCCGGCGGCGAAGCGCGGCAGATCTATTGCGGCATCACCCGCTTCCTGTTCGAGGACGCGCTGCGTCCCGACCTCGGCATCAGCCGCACCGCGCTGCAGAAGCTCTGCCGCGAGCGCGCCTATCACGTGGTGCAGCGGAGCAAGGCCTGGGACGGGCTGCTGGCGGGACAGTTTCCCGATGCGGTGCGGCTGTCGATCCATCCGCAGGGCTGCGGCAGCGGCAAGATCGGCATCCACATGATGGCGACCGCGGACGAATGGCTGACGCCGTGGCACGGCGTCGCCGCGCTGGCGAACGGGAACTTCACCTTGATCAAGCGGCGCGAAGCCGAGGCGGCGGGCGCGCAGATGGTGTTCCGCGACGGCCGGCCGAGCCACTACGTCCTGCGCGCGGCGCCGCCGCGCCACCCCACGGGCGCCGCCTGCGGCGCGAAGGAGTCGAAGTGAACTACCAGATGTCGCCGATGCAGCCGTTCGGCCTGATGCTGCGGCCCGCGGGCGGCGCGGTCGATGTGCGCGAGCTGCCGATCGCCGAGCTGCGCGAGCACGTTCGCCGCCATCGCCTGCTGGCGCTGCGCGGCTTCGGCGCGTTCGCCGGGGCGGAGGATTTCGCCGACTATTGCGAAGGCTGGGGCGAAGTCAGCCTGTGGCCGTTCGGCAAGGTGCTCGAACTGGTCGAGCACGAGGCGCCCGAGGACCACATCTTCGACAACAAGTACGTGCCGCTGCATTGGGACGGCATGTACCGCAAGCAGGTGCCGGAGTTCCAGGTCTTCCACTGCGTCAGCGCGCCCGCGGCGGCGCAGGGCGGACGCACGACGTTTTCCGACACCGCCGGCGCGCTCGAACGCGCCGCGCCCGGCCTGCGCTCGCTGTGGAGCCGCGCGACCGGGGTCTATCGGCGCAAGATGGAGTTCTACGACAGCAAGACCATCGCGCCGGTGGTGACCGCGCACCCGGTGCGCGGATTCCCGGTGATCCGCTACAACGAGCCGCCCGCCGCCGACGCGGCCGGCTTCGTCAACCGGCCCGACCTGGAGTTCGTCGGCGTCGAGCCGGACGAACTCGGCGAATTCCACCGCAGCCTGCACGAGGCGCTGTACGCGCCGCAGAACCTGTACGCGCACGCCTGGCAGGACGGCGACGTGGTGGTCACCGACAACTACACCCTGCTGCACGGCCGCGAGGGCTTCGTCAGCGGCGCGCCGCGGCACCTGCGCCGCGTGCACGTGCTCGGCGATCCGCCGCTCGACAATCCGCATTTGGTGGCTTACGAATGAGCTTTGACGAGACCGACATCGTCATCGCCGGCGCCGGACCGGTCGGGTTGCTGTGCGCCTACCTCGCGCAGCGCTGCGGCTTGCGCACGGCGATCGTGGACAAGACCGCGGGGCCGCTCGAAGCCGGACGGGCGGACGCGCTCAACGCGCGCACGCTGCAGCTGCTGGAGATCGCCGACCTGTTCGACGCGCTGTACCCGCAGGGCAAGACCTGCGACACCAGTTCGGTGTGGGCCGACGGCGCCTTCGTCTCGCGCCAGTCGGCCTGGTGGAAGGCGCTGGACGGCTGTTTCCACAAGCACTTCCTGATGCTCGGGCAGTCCCACCTGGAACGCTTGCTCGACGACAGGCTGAAAGCGCTGGGCGCGCCGGTGCTGCGCGATACCGCGGTCGAACAGGCCGAACTCGGCGAACGCGGCTGCCTGACGCGGCTGTCGGACGGACGGACGCTCGCATCGCGCTTCGTCATCGGCGCCGACGGCTCGCGCTCGCCGCTGCGCGAGGCCTTCGGCATCGGCTTCGAGATCCGCCGGCCGCAGCTGATCTGGGCGGTGATCGACGGGGTCGTCGAGACCGACTTCGCCAAGGTGCCGGAGATCATCGTGTTCCAGGCGGAGACCTCCGACGTGGCCTGGATTCCGCGCGAGGGCGACCTGGATCGCTTCTACGTACGCATGGACACCCAGGAATTCAGCTTCGAGCAGGCGGTGGCCAAGATCAACCGGGCGATGCGCCCGCACACGCTGCGTTTCAGCGAGGTGGCGTGGTTCTCGCGGTTCTCGGTCAAGGAGGCGGTGGCCGAGCGCTATGCGGTGGACAACCGGCTGTTCCTGGCCGGCGACGCCTGCCATATCCATTCCGTCAACGGCGGCCAAGGCCTCAACACCGGCCTGGCCGATGCGTTCAACCTGATCTGGAAGATGCACCTGGTGTTGCGCCACGGCGCCCCGCAGAGCCTGCTCGCGAGCTACCAGGACGAGCGCAAGCCGGTCGCCCTGGGCGTGGTGGAGACCTCGAGCCAGCTGGTGCATTCGACCAAGTACTCCAGCGGCAATACCCATGCGCAGGACTACGTGAAGATCGTCGAGCGGCGCGCCGGCTACATCACCGGCATGGGCATCGCCTACGGCGACGCCGCCGTCGATGGCGACGCCATCTGCGGCAAGCGCCTGCTGGATTTCATGGTCCGCCGCGGCGACGCCCTGGTGCGGGTCTATTCGTTGCTGGATTACCGGCGCTTCGCCTTGCTGCTGTTCGGCGATTGCCGCGCGCCGGTGGGGTTGCCGGCGTTCGTCCAGACGATCCGGATCGACGCGCCCGAGTCGCCCGAATCGCCCGAGTTGCCGTACCCGGACGGGATGCTCCTGGTCCGGCCCGATGCGCATATCGCCGCGGCCGCGCCCGGCGACGGCGGCGCGGCGATCCTCGCCTGTCTCGATGCGTTGATGCAGCGCGAGACCGTGGCGATGGCCTGAGCGGCCGCCGCGCGCGCCGATCGCGCACGCCGATCGCGCGCGGCGATGCCGTCCCGACCACGGCGAGGCTTACTCCTCGTCGTGATCGTGCGCCTGGTGCGGCCCGTGCCCCTTCGGGCAATGGCAGACCGAGGTCGGCCCGTACTCGGCGCCGAAGGTGCGGCCGTCGCGGTGGCGCTGCCAGTAGAAGAACGGCGCCTTCTCGGCCTGGTTGCCGATCTCGGCCATGTCCGCGTCGACGTCGAACAAACGCCCGTCGACCATCACGTAGCGGGTGTCGATGGTGGCGCGGATGTTTTCCAGCGGATTGCTGTTGAGCACCACCAGGTCGGCCTTCTTGCCCGGCTCCAGCGAGCCCAGCGACTTAGACAGGCCGAGGTAATCGGCGCCGTCGATGGTCGCCGCGCGCAGCGCCTCGAAGTTGCTCATGCCGCCCTGGGTCAGCATCCAGATTTCCCAGTTCGCCGACAGCCCCTGCAACTGGCCGTGGCCGCCGACCTGGATCTTGATCCCGGCGTCGCGCAGCTTCTTGACCGACTTGGACACCTGCACATGCCAGTAATCCCAATCCGGCGCGGTCTCGCGGCGGATCGAGCGCGCGTCGAGCGTCTCGCGCGGGAAGAAGCGGTTGAGCTTCTTGTCCTCCCAGACGTTGTCGCGCGCGTACCACCAGTATTCGCCCGACAGGCCGCCGTAGCTGACCACCAGGGTCGGGGTGTTGCGCACGTCGGTCTGCCGCCACAGCTCGACCACGTCCTTGTACAGCGGCGCGACCGGGATGTTGTGCTCGATGCCGGTGGCGCCGTCGAGGATCATCGGCAGGTTGTGGTTGAAGGTCGAGCCGCCTTCCTCGACCACCAGCATGCCGAGCTCGCGCGCGGCCTGGTTGATCTGCTGGTGCTGCTCGCGCCGCGGCTGGTTGTAGCTCTTGACCGAGAACGCGCCGTTGGCCTTCATCCGGCGCAGATGGCTGCGCGCGTCGTCGAGCGAGTTGACCACCGCCTTGAAGTCGCCGTCGGCGCCGTACAGGATCGTGCCGGTCGAGAACACGCGCGGGCCGACCATCTTGCCGGCCTTGACCAGTTCGGATTCGGAGAAAACGAATTCGGTGGTCGCCGAGGGGTCGTGCATGGTGGTGATGCCGAACGCGAGGTTGGTGTAGTACGCCCAGTTCTGCTGCGGCACCACGCCCTGGCCGAAGTGCGCGGCGTGCGCGTGCACGTCGATGTAGCCCGGCAGGATGGTCTTGCCGCTGGCGTCGATGCTGCGCGCGCCGGCCGGCACCGCGGTCGACGCGCTCGGACCGACCGCGACGATCTCGTTGCCGCGCACCACCACGGTCGCGTCCTCGATCACTTCCTGCGCCTTGTCCGCATCGCGCATGGTCACCACCCGCGCGTGGGTGAAGGCGACGGTGTCCTTCGGCGCGTAGACCGGCACCTCCAGCCCGACCGCGATGCCGCGCTCCTCGGCCGACGGCTTGGCGATGCTGGCCGGCGCGCCCGGCAGGAACGCGAAGGCGTGGTTGAGCGCGCGCGAGTGGTACTGGTTGCCGACCATCCAGTGCAGCGAACTGGAATCGGCCGACCAGTGCAGGTAGCTGCCGACGTCGGCGCTGACCGGCGCCACCGGCAGCGCCTTGCTGTCGCGGCTGAGTTCGACCGAGCCGGTGCCGGTCATCATCGGCGCGACATAGGCGTTGAACAGTTCGGTGAACGCGACCCACTTGCCGTCGGGGCTGAGGCTGATCGAATCGACGTACTTGAGGTTGAAGACTTCGCGCTCGTCCTCGCCGTTCAAGCCGACCGACATCAGCTTCTTCTTCAGCCCGCCGCCGGTGAGGTAATACACGCGGCTGCCGTCGGCGCTGAACTGCGGCGACTCGCCGCTGGCGGCCACGCGCGTGGGCTTGCCGCCGTCGGCGCTCATCACGTAGATGCCGCGGTCGACCGACCACAGGCTGCCGGTGAGGCCGCCGCCGCCGGTCTTGGCGTAGACGATGCGGCGCCCGTCCGGCGAGAAGCGCGGGCTGTAGAAGAAGCCCTTGTCCTGGGTCAGGCGCTTGCCGCCGCCGCCGCCCGCGCCGGTGACGTAGATCGCGCTGAGCGCGGCGTCCGACCACGTCGTGTAGAGCAGCTTGGAACCGTCGGCGCTGAAGCTGGGTTGGTATTCGTAGAGGTTGTCGTTGCCGGTCAGGCGTTCGGGCCGGCCGTCGGGCAGGCGCTTGCGCCACAGCTGGCCGACCGCGTGGAAGATCAGGGTCTTGCCGTCGGCGCTGGTGGCGACGTCGCGGATCATCTTCGGGTCGAAGCGGCCGGCGTCGAGTTTCTGTTCGAAGCGCAGCGCCTGCGCCGCGGTCTGTTCGACGTGGGCGCTGAACGGAATCTGCGCCGGCTTGCCGTCGGCCATGCCCACGCGCCACAGCTTGCCCTGCGCCCAGATCACCACCGACCTGGAGTCCGGGGTCCAGGCGAAATTGGCGTAGGGGCCGAAGATCGCCCAGGCTTCCTGCATGTCGTGCGAGAGCCCGTCCCACACCGGCCGCGATTCGCCGCTGGCGAGGTCGAGCACGTGCAGCACCGACTTCTCGCGGATGCGCTTGACGAAGGCCAGCGACTTGCCGTCGGGCGAGGGCTGCGGGCGCACCGCGCCGCCGGCGGTGTCGATCACCGTCGCGGTCTTGCCGGTCTGGCGGTCCAGGCGCTTGATCGCGTAGATGGTGTCGTGCGGGTTCTTGTTGTACTGGAAGCTCGGGCCGCCGGTGACGTCCTCGGAAAAGTACACGTAGCGGCCGTCCGGCGACACCGCCGGCTCGCCGAGGTCCTGCTGGTCGTTCTTCTGCTTGGTCAGCTGCAGGCCGCCGCCGCCCGCGGCGGCGTGGTAGATCCACAGCTCGCCGGCGCCGAGCGAACGCTCGCCGGTGAAGTGCTTGCGGCCGATCAGGTACTGGCCGTCGGGCGTCCACGCCGGGTTGTTGAGCAGGCGGAAGTCTTCCTTGGTCACCGCGACCGGGTTGGCGCCGTCGCGGCTCATCCGCCACAGGTTGTTGCCGCCGCCGCGGTCGGAGGTGAACGCGATCTGGCGGCCGTCGGGCGAGTAGCGCGGCTGCACGTCCCAGGCCGGGCCTTGGCTGATGCGCTTGGCCTGGCCGCCGCCGATCGGCAGCAGGTAGATGTCGCCGAGCAGGGAGAAGGCGATCTCGCGGCCGTCGGGCGACACGTCCAGGTCCATCCAGGTGCCTTCGTCGGTGTCGAAGGCGATGGTCTTGGTCGGGCCGTGGGCGGCGTTGACGTCCCACTTCTTCTCGTCCTTGTCGCCGGCCTTGGCCGCGCCCTTGGCGGTCGCCGCCGGCGCGCGCGCCGGGTCGGTGCCGGCGGGCTTGAGCGCGTCCTGTTCGAGCTGGGCGGCGGGCTTGTCGGCATCCTGGCCTGATTTGTCCTGGGGCGCCGGCGGCGGCGTCTGGGCGAAGACCGGAGCGGCGAGCGCGCTGGCGAGCGCGAGGGCGAGCAGGCGGTGGCTGGGCATGGAGCGGATACCTGGGACGGACAGTCCCGCAGGCTAACCCGGCGCGCGTGGTGCGGGCCTGGGCTGGAAGTCCTGTTCGCCGCGATGCGGGGCCGCCGCTGTTGTGGGAGGGCCTTCAGGCCCGACGCTTTCCGGTCCGATCGCCGCGATCTGGAACGGGGCCGCCGCTGTCGTGGGAGGGCCTTCAGGCCCGACGCTCTTCGCTCAGGTCGCCGCAGTCTGGAACAACAGCATCGGGCCTGAAGGCCCTCCCACAGCTCAGCCGTCCCAGGCCGCCTGTTCGGTCGCCAGCCCCAGCGCCAGCGCGCCCTTGCCGATGTTGACCATGCCGGTCAGGCTCATCAGGCTCTCGAACAATTCCACGCCGTGCTGTTCGCAGGCCAGGCGCAAGGTCTGGTAGCCGGGCAGGGCGCGCAGTTCGGCGAGTTCTCCGCCGTAGCTCAGGCACACGGTCGGTGTCAGCAGCTCGTTGCGGCTCACCCGCCGCGCGGCGAACTCCAGCAGCTTCTGCGCCGCGGCCTCGTACGTCTTGATCTTGGCGATCGGGCCGGTCTCGCCGCGGTTGCAGTGCAGCACCGGCTTGATGTCGAGCGCGGTGCCCAGGGTCGCGCTGAGGAAACTCACGCTGCGGTCGCCGCGATGGCGGGTGCGCGCGCGCAGGTAGTTGAGGTCGCGCGGGATCAGATAGCCGTGGGTGGCGTTGACCAGTTGCTCCAGCCGCGCGCGGATCTTCGGCGGCGGCTCCTCGGCCGCGCGCATGCGCACCGCCTCGACCGCGGTGACGCCCTGCGCGGCGAACAGGTTCAAGGTGTCGATCACCCGCAGCGAGAACGGCGTGTTGAAGCCGGCGGCGCTGCGCACGGGCTTGTAGTC contains these protein-coding regions:
- a CDS encoding pyridoxal phosphate-dependent aminotransferase gives rise to the protein MNPMTDPAPAQSAPRDAFALLKTLAERHRARQDAPGFAGAPLLDLSIGNPDLAPERRWRERLQHYVGRDDLHGYGEFRADLNQRLRERFAAYYQRRFLPAGAPALLDPQRHVIDLLGSKEGIFHSLFACLKPGEAVLMPDPSYTVYQSTARLLGARVELFACDERGQPRLESIRAEQLHGARVLVICSPSNPTGIALSPAKLDEVLDFARRHDLYVLIDRAYAEIAFEPPRGGVLGGAALPAPGALERVLELHSLSKSCGLAGWRIGFAAGAPALVAKIRAAKFNADFGTFLPLQCVAAEMLDELETIAARNSAVYAARMRRFVDGAAALGWRIAPSHGTFFLWAPLPPGFDGDDLDFVEALLDATGVLVAPGSGFGPGGAGRVRIALVQAEAVLDEALRRLRAWPALRRDAAA
- a CDS encoding L-tyrosine/L-tryptophan isonitrile synthase family protein gives rise to the protein MSGRLDACRSQSVRGAMSDPSVREHAARILAEVMKHRRSPARCACKGALCSDACVRPHLDRVARAVERAQPIVFILPSFPGKSPNPAKVLGPMPDMAERASLTFLNTLCRKIGERHAPGARLILCSDGRVFSDAVGLHEPDVTAYQRGIESIIEELRLEALSTFNLDDLFPGCDFAEMRSRLMARHGRPLDDLRAAVRAGGEARQIYCGITRFLFEDALRPDLGISRTALQKLCRERAYHVVQRSKAWDGLLAGQFPDAVRLSIHPQGCGSGKIGIHMMATADEWLTPWHGVAALANGNFTLIKRREAEAAGAQMVFRDGRPSHYVLRAAPPRHPTGAACGAKESK
- a CDS encoding TauD/TfdA dioxygenase family protein gives rise to the protein MNYQMSPMQPFGLMLRPAGGAVDVRELPIAELREHVRRHRLLALRGFGAFAGAEDFADYCEGWGEVSLWPFGKVLELVEHEAPEDHIFDNKYVPLHWDGMYRKQVPEFQVFHCVSAPAAAQGGRTTFSDTAGALERAAPGLRSLWSRATGVYRRKMEFYDSKTIAPVVTAHPVRGFPVIRYNEPPAADAAGFVNRPDLEFVGVEPDELGEFHRSLHEALYAPQNLYAHAWQDGDVVVTDNYTLLHGREGFVSGAPRHLRRVHVLGDPPLDNPHLVAYE
- a CDS encoding FAD-binding protein codes for the protein MSFDETDIVIAGAGPVGLLCAYLAQRCGLRTAIVDKTAGPLEAGRADALNARTLQLLEIADLFDALYPQGKTCDTSSVWADGAFVSRQSAWWKALDGCFHKHFLMLGQSHLERLLDDRLKALGAPVLRDTAVEQAELGERGCLTRLSDGRTLASRFVIGADGSRSPLREAFGIGFEIRRPQLIWAVIDGVVETDFAKVPEIIVFQAETSDVAWIPREGDLDRFYVRMDTQEFSFEQAVAKINRAMRPHTLRFSEVAWFSRFSVKEAVAERYAVDNRLFLAGDACHIHSVNGGQGLNTGLADAFNLIWKMHLVLRHGAPQSLLASYQDERKPVALGVVETSSQLVHSTKYSSGNTHAQDYVKIVERRAGYITGMGIAYGDAAVDGDAICGKRLLDFMVRRGDALVRVYSLLDYRRFALLLFGDCRAPVGLPAFVQTIRIDAPESPESPELPYPDGMLLVRPDAHIAAAAPGDGGAAILACLDALMQRETVAMA
- a CDS encoding amidohydrolase family protein yields the protein MPSHRLLALALASALAAPVFAQTPPPAPQDKSGQDADKPAAQLEQDALKPAGTDPARAPAATAKGAAKAGDKDEKKWDVNAAHGPTKTIAFDTDEGTWMDLDVSPDGREIAFSLLGDIYLLPIGGGQAKRISQGPAWDVQPRYSPDGRQIAFTSDRGGGNNLWRMSRDGANPVAVTKEDFRLLNNPAWTPDGQYLIGRKHFTGERSLGAGELWIYHAAAGGGGLQLTKQKNDQQDLGEPAVSPDGRYVYFSEDVTGGPSFQYNKNPHDTIYAIKRLDRQTGKTATVIDTAGGAVRPQPSPDGKSLAFVKRIREKSVLHVLDLASGESRPVWDGLSHDMQEAWAIFGPYANFAWTPDSRSVVIWAQGKLWRVGMADGKPAQIPFSAHVEQTAAQALRFEQKLDAGRFDPKMIRDVATSADGKTLIFHAVGQLWRKRLPDGRPERLTGNDNLYEYQPSFSADGSKLLYTTWSDAALSAIYVTGAGGGGGKRLTQDKGFFYSPRFSPDGRRIVYAKTGGGGLTGSLWSVDRGIYVMSADGGKPTRVAASGESPQFSADGSRVYYLTGGGLKKKLMSVGLNGEDEREVFNLKYVDSISLSPDGKWVAFTELFNAYVAPMMTGTGSVELSRDSKALPVAPVSADVGSYLHWSADSSSLHWMVGNQYHSRALNHAFAFLPGAPASIAKPSAEERGIAVGLEVPVYAPKDTVAFTHARVVTMRDADKAQEVIEDATVVVRGNEIVAVGPSASTAVPAGARSIDASGKTILPGYIDVHAHAAHFGQGVVPQQNWAYYTNLAFGITTMHDPSATTEFVFSESELVKAGKMVGPRVFSTGTILYGADGDFKAVVNSLDDARSHLRRMKANGAFSVKSYNQPRREQHQQINQAARELGMLVVEEGGSTFNHNLPMILDGATGIEHNIPVAPLYKDVVELWRQTDVRNTPTLVVSYGGLSGEYWWYARDNVWEDKKLNRFFPRETLDARSIRRETAPDWDYWHVQVSKSVKKLRDAGIKIQVGGHGQLQGLSANWEIWMLTQGGMSNFEALRAATIDGADYLGLSKSLGSLEPGKKADLVVLNSNPLENIRATIDTRYVMVDGRLFDVDADMAEIGNQAEKAPFFYWQRHRDGRTFGAEYGPTSVCHCPKGHGPHQAHDHDEE
- a CDS encoding DUF6053 domain-containing protein, whose product is MAAIGPESVGPEGPPTTAAAPHRGEQDFQPRPAPRAPG
- a CDS encoding DegV family protein, yielding MRIGIVVDSACDLPLEYLQQHHIHLLPITVRIGQAVLADHRNEEATLQFLQAHLAERGFEAETTPFTVQQVRDLFVSQLAIDYDYVFCMTITKTRSPVFENANQASFAILNDYKPVRSAAGFNTPFSLRVIDTLNLFAAQGVTAVEAVRMRAAEEPPPKIRARLEQLVNATHGYLIPRDLNYLRARTRHRGDRSVSFLSATLGTALDIKPVLHCNRGETGPIAKIKTYEAAAQKLLEFAARRVSRNELLTPTVCLSYGGELAELRALPGYQTLRLACEQHGVELFESLMSLTGMVNIGKGALALGLATEQAAWDG